AACTTTTATGGCAGAAGAGAAGGACATCAAGCAGTTCAGCGAACAGTGCAAAAACATTTTCGCGCAGGTCGAGCGTGACGTTATAGGGCAAAAGAACGTCGTCGAAGGCACGATCATCGCCATGATTGCGGGCGGTAACGTCTTGCTCGAAGGTGTTCCCGGCGTAGGTAAAACGCGTTTGGTGCGTTCGCTCGGACGCGTATTCAATCTCCCGTTCTCGCGTATTCAGTTCACTCCCGACCTGATGCCTGCCGACGTTACGGGTACAAACATTATCGTCAAAGACGAAAAGACGGGAAGCTCGTCCTTCCAGTTCCAACCCGGACCTATTTTCAGTAATATCATACTTGCGGACGAGATCAACCGCGCCACGCCCAAAACGCAGTCGGCGCTTCTCGAAGCCATGCAGGAGCATACTGTTACCGTTATGGGTGTTTCGCGCAAGCTTAACGAGCCTTTCTTCGTTCTCGCTACGCAGAACCCGATCGAGCAGGACGGTACTTATCCACTTCCCGAAGCGCAGATGGACCGTTTCATGTTCAAGCTTATTGTCCACAACCCGTCGCTTGACGAGCTTATGGATATAGTCGATATGACCCAAAAGACCATGGCTGAGGTCGCTGAAGCGGCGTGTAGCGGCGACGAGCTTTTGAAAATGCGCAAGACCGCTAATCAGATCCCCGTTGCAAAAGAGGTTCTGCGTTATGCAATGACCCTTTGCTCGGCAACTCACCCCGACAGCGAATACGCGTCGGAAGCGGCTAAGCAGTACGTGCGTCTGGGTGCTTCGCCGCGCGCGGGACAAGCGCTTGTATCGGCCGCAAAGGTCAAGGCGCTCATGAACGGACGGTTCAACGTTGCGTACAGCGACATCAACGAGCTTGCGTATCCCGTCCTTCGTCACCGCATGAAGATGAACTTCGAAGCGATTGCGGCGCGCGTATCCGCCGATAAGGTAATCGAAATGATGATTGCCGAGCTGTGCAAAAAGAACGGCATTTCGCCTAATGCAAAAGTAGAGGGTGAGCCCTTGGTTCAAGGTGCGGCGTTTGTCGAACAGACTGCGTCGTCCGAAATCGAGTCTGCGGTAGGCGAAGTCAAGGAAGCGCCCGTCGAGGAAAGTGCAACCGAAAATAAGACGGAGGAAGGCAAGAAGTCCAAGCGCAAAGGCTTCGGCCGTAAATAATGAAAGTTTCTTACATTAACGATGATTTTTTCAGTCGGTTGGAAACTTTGGCGCTTAACCTGAGGACCGATTTGTCGGGATTTTTCGGCGGCAAGCATCTGGTTCGTACTTACGGACAGACTGTTGAGTTTGCCGATTACCGCGAGTATATGCTCGGCGACGACATTCGGCGTATCGACTGGAATTTATACAGTCGGTTTGAAAAATTCTTCTTAAAGCTGTTCACTGACGAGCGGCAAATGCACGTTCAAATTTTTTTGGACTGCTCCGCTTCCATGGGAAAATCCGACCCTCAAAAAGCCGCGTACTCGATAGCTACTGCGGCTGCTTTGGGGTTCTTGTCGGTTCATAACATGGATAAGCTTTCCTTTAAGCTCATAAAGGGCAATAAAGCCGAGGACCCGTTTGGCACGATTATAGGCAAAACACCCTTTTTCAGAGCCGTAAGCGAGCTTGAAAAAATAACCTTTTCGGGCGAAACCGATATCGCCGCGGCGGTAACGGGTTGCCCTAATACGGGGACGAGCGACGGTCTTACCGTAATCATATCCGACTTCTTTACCGAAAACGATTGGAAAAAAGCGGTTGATTACATTTGCTACAAACGCCGTCAGGTATTACTCGTTCAAATAATGTCGCCTGAGGAATACGACCCGCTGTACAACGGCAGGGTGCATCTCATAGACGCCGAGAGCGAAGATTTATTAGACGGGCGCAATATGAAAATAAAGATTACGCGCGCAATGCAGCTTGCATACAAGGAAGCTATGTCCGATCTTATTTCGGATATTCGCTCGTTTGCTGCGGCGCGCGGCGCCGAGTTTATTTCGGTACAAACGGATAAGCCTATCGAAAAGATGCTGTTCGGAGAACTGTTAAAGGTGGGGGTAATATCATGAGTTTACTTACGCCTTTGGGCTTGCTCGGACTTATCGGTATTATCGGGCTTATACTTATCTATATACTCAAACCCAACTACCAGCAAAAGATAATTTCGAGTACATTTGTTTGGAAGCTGAGCCTTAAATACAAAAAGAAAAAACTGCCCATAAGCAGGTTTAGGAACATACTCCTTCTCATTTGTCAAGTGCTCGTACTTATATTCTGCGCGCTTATTTTGACGCAACCGTTTATTCCCGGCAGCTCGACCTCGCACCAAGCGGAGAAGATAGCCGTTATAGACGCGTCGGCGAGTATGCGTGCCGACGATTTGGGAGAAACACGGTTCGAGCGCGCGATCAATAAGGTCAAAGCTTTGGTTGCCGATACGCTCAAATCGGATGGCGGAGCTATTACCATTATTCTTGCCGACAGCGAACCTACGTACGTTTGCCAACGTATGACCTACGCGGACATCGTCGAGGTTAATTCGCTACTGGATGAGCTTGCCGATCCCGACGATCTGGGTTGTACTTACGGCACTTCCGATATAGAAGAGGCGATGAACCTTGCAAGTAGCGTGCTTTTGGAAAACCCCAATACCGAGGTTTTGCTGTATACCGATACCGACTACGTAGACGCCGGCAGAGTTACCGTCGTCGATATGACATTGGACAGCGAGTGGAATGCCGCCGTTCTCGGTTGTACGGCTTCGATTACCGATAACAACTATTATACATTCGACGTGGAAATCGGGTGCTACGGCAAGGCCGCGGACCTCGTTTTGTGCATGGATATTTACGGCGTCAATAACGAGAATAGAACGGTAAGCGTGCAGCAGGATATCCGCTTCGACTCCGACGGCGAAATGCACGTGCTTGTGGGTGAAGAACCCGTTACGCTCGTCGAGAACGCGGTATACGTTCGTCCCGACGTATCCGTTTATTCTTACGATAACGTGTTCGTATATTTTACCAACGCCGAGGACTCCTTTGATACCGATAATGTATACAGACTGTACGGCGGCAAAAAAGAGTCGCTCAAAGTGCTGTATTGCAGTACCAACTCCAACCCGTTTTTCAGCGCGGTGTTTAACAGCTTGCGCCAAGTATTCGGCGATTTCTGGGAAATAGAATATACAGAGCTTAAACTTAGGGAAAATCAAACAGTCGATCCCGAATACTGCAAAGACTACGATTTCTATCTTTTTGAATATACAATGCCGAGCTCCATGCCT
The DNA window shown above is from Clostridiales bacterium and carries:
- a CDS encoding DUF58 domain-containing protein, whose protein sequence is MKVSYINDDFFSRLETLALNLRTDLSGFFGGKHLVRTYGQTVEFADYREYMLGDDIRRIDWNLYSRFEKFFLKLFTDERQMHVQIFLDCSASMGKSDPQKAAYSIATAAALGFLSVHNMDKLSFKLIKGNKAEDPFGTIIGKTPFFRAVSELEKITFSGETDIAAAVTGCPNTGTSDGLTVIISDFFTENDWKKAVDYICYKRRQVLLVQIMSPEEYDPLYNGRVHLIDAESEDLLDGRNMKIKITRAMQLAYKEAMSDLISDIRSFAAARGAEFISVQTDKPIEKMLFGELLKVGVIS
- a CDS encoding VWA domain-containing protein; the encoded protein is MSLLTPLGLLGLIGIIGLILIYILKPNYQQKIISSTFVWKLSLKYKKKKLPISRFRNILLLICQVLVLIFCALILTQPFIPGSSTSHQAEKIAVIDASASMRADDLGETRFERAINKVKALVADTLKSDGGAITIILADSEPTYVCQRMTYADIVEVNSLLDELADPDDLGCTYGTSDIEEAMNLASSVLLENPNTEVLLYTDTDYVDAGRVTVVDMTLDSEWNAAVLGCTASITDNNYYTFDVEIGCYGKAADLVLCMDIYGVNNENRTVSVQQDIRFDSDGEMHVLVGEEPVTLVENAVYVRPDVSVYSYDNVFVYFTNAEDSFDTDNVYRLYGGKKESLKVLYCSTNSNPFFSAVFNSLRQVFGDFWEIEYTELKLRENQTVDPEYCKDYDFYLFEYTMPSSMPTDGVVMLVSPDRAPSGSGLGINGSTSRPNEAPLTMGVKHDITNYLTFDNIKLNEYVNVSFSDGYDELAYCNDSPVLLLKDEPSTKVIAMLFSVKMSYAALFPELSAMMGNMFMHFFPPTIDRFVFDANDSVTLNARGNVLQVTTVNGDNLLYETFPSTLKVTTPGVYSLEQPILAADLASATRRQVEYFYVKVPTAESNIFATADTLEQPEWVVEPERIDTDIVLYFAIVLVSLLFAEWLLQIKEQY
- a CDS encoding MoxR family ATPase; amino-acid sequence: MAEEKDIKQFSEQCKNIFAQVERDVIGQKNVVEGTIIAMIAGGNVLLEGVPGVGKTRLVRSLGRVFNLPFSRIQFTPDLMPADVTGTNIIVKDEKTGSSSFQFQPGPIFSNIILADEINRATPKTQSALLEAMQEHTVTVMGVSRKLNEPFFVLATQNPIEQDGTYPLPEAQMDRFMFKLIVHNPSLDELMDIVDMTQKTMAEVAEAACSGDELLKMRKTANQIPVAKEVLRYAMTLCSATHPDSEYASEAAKQYVRLGASPRAGQALVSAAKVKALMNGRFNVAYSDINELAYPVLRHRMKMNFEAIAARVSADKVIEMMIAELCKKNGISPNAKVEGEPLVQGAAFVEQTASSEIESAVGEVKEAPVEESATENKTEEGKKSKRKGFGRK